In one window of Rhinopithecus roxellana isolate Shanxi Qingling chromosome 15, ASM756505v1, whole genome shotgun sequence DNA:
- the SYT8 gene encoding synaptotagmin-8 isoform X1, translated as MGHPPDSPSALAPAGTTAIPGLIPDLIAGTPWPRWALIAGALAAGVLVVSCLLCAACCCCRHHRKKRRGKEVVGLGSACGTTTTHLVQPDVDSLESSPGGAQQWGRLQLSLEYDFGSQEIRVGLRQAADLRPGGTVDPYARVSVSTQSGHRHETKVHRGTLCPVFDETCCFHIPQEELPGTTLQVQLFNFKRFSGHEPLGELRLPLGTVDLQHVLEHWYPLGPPAATEPEQVGELCFSLRYVPSSGRLTVVVLEARGLRPGLAEPYVKVQLMLNQRKWKKRRTASRKGTAAPYFNEAFTFLVPFSQVQNVDLVLAVWDRGLPLRAEPVGKVHLGARASGQPLQHWADMLAHAQRPIAQWHPLQPAREVDHVLALQPRLRLHLPLPHS; from the exons ATGGGACACCCACCAGACTCTCCCAGTGCCCTGGCCCCAGCTGGCACCACAGCTATACCTGGGCTTATTCCAGACCTCATCGCCGGGACGCCCT GGCCCCGCTGGGCTCTCATTGCAGGCGCCCTTGCTGCGGGCGTCCTCGTCGTCTCCTGCCTCCTCTGTGccgcctgctgctgctgccgccaccACAGGAAGAAGCGCAGGGGCAAGGAGGTGGTGGGTCTGGGCAGTGCCTGtggcaccaccaccacccacctg GTGCAGCCTGATGTGGATAGCCTGGAGTCCAGTCCGGGGGGCGCTCAGCAATGGGGGCGCCTGCAGCTGTCCCTGGAGTACGACTTTGGAAGCCAGGAG ATCAGGGTGGGCCTGAGGCAGGCAGCCGACCTGAGGCCCGGGGGCACTGTGGACCCCTATGCGCGGGTCAGCGTCTCCACCCAGTCCGGGCACAGACATGAGACAAAAGTGCACCGAGGCACGCTCTGCCCTGTGTTTGACGAGACCTGCTGCTTCCAT ATCCCGCAGGAGGAGCTGCCGGGGACCACCCTGCAGGTGCAGCTTTTCAACTTCAAGCGCTTCTCGGGGCATGAGCCCCTGGGTGAGCTCCGCCTGCCACTGGGCACCGTGGATCTACAGCACGTTCTGGAGCACTGGTACCCGCTGGGTCCGCCGGCTGCCACCGAG CCCGAGCAGGTGGGAGAGCTGTGCTTCTCTCTCCGGTACGTGCCCAGCTCAGGCCGGCTGACCGTGGTGGTGCTGGAGGCTCGAGGCCTGCGTCCAGGACTGGCAG AGCCCTACGTGAAGGTCCAGCTCATGCTGAACCAGAGGAAGTGGAAGAAGAGAAGGACAGCCTCCAGAAAGGGCACGGCTGCCCCCTACTTCAACGAGGCCTTCACCTTCCTGGTGCCCTTCAGTCAGGTCCAG AATGTGGACCTGGTGCTGGCCGTCTGGGACCGCGGCCTGCCGCTCCGGGCTGAGCCTGTGGGCAAGGTGCACCTGGGTGCCCGGGCCTCGGGGCAGCCCCTGCAGCACTGGGCAGACATGCTGGCCCACGCCCAGCGGCCCATTGCCCAGTGGCACCCCCTGCAGCCAGCCAGGGAGGTGGACCACGTGCTGGCCCTGCAGCCCCGCCTGCGCCTGCACCTGCCCTTGCCCCACTCCTGA
- the SYT8 gene encoding synaptotagmin-8 isoform X2 — MGHPPDSPSALAPAGTTAIPGLIPDLIAGTPWPRWALIAGALAAGVLVVSCLLCAACCCCRHHRKKRRGKEVVGLGSACGTTTTHLVQPDVDSLESSPGGAQQWGRLQLSLEYDFGSQEIRVGLRQAADLRPGGTVDPYARVSVSTQSGHRHETKVHRGTLCPVFDETCCFHIPQEELPGTTLQVQLFNFKRFSGHEPLGELRLPLGTVDLQHVLEHWYPLGPPAATEPEQVGELCFSLRYVPSSGRLTVVVLEARGLRPGLAEPYVKVQLMLNQRKWKKRRTASRKGTAAPYFNEAFTFLVPFSQVQVGLQEAGAERDPVPDHDDHGLSPPTPTHGLSLHRMWTWCWPSGTAACRSGLSLWARCTWVPGPRGSPCSTGQTCWPTPSGPLPSGTPCSQPGRWTTCWPCSPACACTCPCPTPERTVCLGLPAEPRHLPRPPCRTTAINAFSCHCVSGWSLEGMQKQGLAPLARAPPQ; from the exons ATGGGACACCCACCAGACTCTCCCAGTGCCCTGGCCCCAGCTGGCACCACAGCTATACCTGGGCTTATTCCAGACCTCATCGCCGGGACGCCCT GGCCCCGCTGGGCTCTCATTGCAGGCGCCCTTGCTGCGGGCGTCCTCGTCGTCTCCTGCCTCCTCTGTGccgcctgctgctgctgccgccaccACAGGAAGAAGCGCAGGGGCAAGGAGGTGGTGGGTCTGGGCAGTGCCTGtggcaccaccaccacccacctg GTGCAGCCTGATGTGGATAGCCTGGAGTCCAGTCCGGGGGGCGCTCAGCAATGGGGGCGCCTGCAGCTGTCCCTGGAGTACGACTTTGGAAGCCAGGAG ATCAGGGTGGGCCTGAGGCAGGCAGCCGACCTGAGGCCCGGGGGCACTGTGGACCCCTATGCGCGGGTCAGCGTCTCCACCCAGTCCGGGCACAGACATGAGACAAAAGTGCACCGAGGCACGCTCTGCCCTGTGTTTGACGAGACCTGCTGCTTCCAT ATCCCGCAGGAGGAGCTGCCGGGGACCACCCTGCAGGTGCAGCTTTTCAACTTCAAGCGCTTCTCGGGGCATGAGCCCCTGGGTGAGCTCCGCCTGCCACTGGGCACCGTGGATCTACAGCACGTTCTGGAGCACTGGTACCCGCTGGGTCCGCCGGCTGCCACCGAG CCCGAGCAGGTGGGAGAGCTGTGCTTCTCTCTCCGGTACGTGCCCAGCTCAGGCCGGCTGACCGTGGTGGTGCTGGAGGCTCGAGGCCTGCGTCCAGGACTGGCAG AGCCCTACGTGAAGGTCCAGCTCATGCTGAACCAGAGGAAGTGGAAGAAGAGAAGGACAGCCTCCAGAAAGGGCACGGCTGCCCCCTACTTCAACGAGGCCTTCACCTTCCTGGTGCCCTTCAGTCAGGTCCAGGTGGGTctccaggaggcaggggcagaGCGGGACCCAGTGCCAGACCACGATGACCACGGTCTTTCTCCTCCAACTCCGACACATGGCCTGTCTCTGCACAGAATGTGGACCTGGTGCTGGCCGTCTGGGACCGCGGCCTGCCGCTCCGGGCTGAGCCTGTGGGCAAGGTGCACCTGGGTGCCCGGGCCTCGGGGCAGCCCCTGCAGCACTGGGCAGACATGCTGGCCCACGCCCAGCGGCCCATTGCCCAGTGGCACCCCCTGCAGCCAGCCAGGGAGGTGGACCACGTGCTGGCCCTGCAGCCCCGCCTGCGCCTGCACCTGCCCTTGCCCCACTCCTGAACGCACCGTGTGCCTCGGTCTCCCTGCTGAGCCCAGGCACTTGCCCAGGCCGCCCTGCAGGACCACTGCAATAAACGCCTTCTCCTGCCACTGTGTGTCCGGCTGGAGCCTGGAGGGGATGCAGAAACAGGGCCTGGCTCCACTGGCCAGGGCCCCCCCACAATGA
- the SYT8 gene encoding synaptotagmin-8 isoform X3, whose protein sequence is MGHPPDSPSALAPAGTTAIPGLIPDLIAGTPCALAAGVLVVSCLLCAACCCCRHHRKKRRGKEVVGLGSACGTTTTHLVQPDVDSLESSPGGAQQWGRLQLSLEYDFGSQEIRVGLRQAADLRPGGTVDPYARVSVSTQSGHRHETKVHRGTLCPVFDETCCFHIPQEELPGTTLQVQLFNFKRFSGHEPLGELRLPLGTVDLQHVLEHWYPLGPPAATEPEQVGELCFSLRYVPSSGRLTVVVLEARGLRPGLAEPYVKVQLMLNQRKWKKRRTASRKGTAAPYFNEAFTFLVPFSQVQVGLQEAGAERDPVPDHDDHGLSPPTPTHGLSLHRMWTWCWPSGTAACRSGLSLWARCTWVPGPRGSPCSTGQTCWPTPSGPLPSGTPCSQPGRWTTCWPCSPACACTCPCPTPERTVCLGLPAEPRHLPRPPCRTTAINAFSCHCVSGWSLEGMQKQGLAPLARAPPQ, encoded by the exons ATGGGACACCCACCAGACTCTCCCAGTGCCCTGGCCCCAGCTGGCACCACAGCTATACCTGGGCTTATTCCAGACCTCATCGCCGGGACGCCCT GCGCCCTTGCTGCGGGCGTCCTCGTCGTCTCCTGCCTCCTCTGTGccgcctgctgctgctgccgccaccACAGGAAGAAGCGCAGGGGCAAGGAGGTGGTGGGTCTGGGCAGTGCCTGtggcaccaccaccacccacctg GTGCAGCCTGATGTGGATAGCCTGGAGTCCAGTCCGGGGGGCGCTCAGCAATGGGGGCGCCTGCAGCTGTCCCTGGAGTACGACTTTGGAAGCCAGGAG ATCAGGGTGGGCCTGAGGCAGGCAGCCGACCTGAGGCCCGGGGGCACTGTGGACCCCTATGCGCGGGTCAGCGTCTCCACCCAGTCCGGGCACAGACATGAGACAAAAGTGCACCGAGGCACGCTCTGCCCTGTGTTTGACGAGACCTGCTGCTTCCAT ATCCCGCAGGAGGAGCTGCCGGGGACCACCCTGCAGGTGCAGCTTTTCAACTTCAAGCGCTTCTCGGGGCATGAGCCCCTGGGTGAGCTCCGCCTGCCACTGGGCACCGTGGATCTACAGCACGTTCTGGAGCACTGGTACCCGCTGGGTCCGCCGGCTGCCACCGAG CCCGAGCAGGTGGGAGAGCTGTGCTTCTCTCTCCGGTACGTGCCCAGCTCAGGCCGGCTGACCGTGGTGGTGCTGGAGGCTCGAGGCCTGCGTCCAGGACTGGCAG AGCCCTACGTGAAGGTCCAGCTCATGCTGAACCAGAGGAAGTGGAAGAAGAGAAGGACAGCCTCCAGAAAGGGCACGGCTGCCCCCTACTTCAACGAGGCCTTCACCTTCCTGGTGCCCTTCAGTCAGGTCCAGGTGGGTctccaggaggcaggggcagaGCGGGACCCAGTGCCAGACCACGATGACCACGGTCTTTCTCCTCCAACTCCGACACATGGCCTGTCTCTGCACAGAATGTGGACCTGGTGCTGGCCGTCTGGGACCGCGGCCTGCCGCTCCGGGCTGAGCCTGTGGGCAAGGTGCACCTGGGTGCCCGGGCCTCGGGGCAGCCCCTGCAGCACTGGGCAGACATGCTGGCCCACGCCCAGCGGCCCATTGCCCAGTGGCACCCCCTGCAGCCAGCCAGGGAGGTGGACCACGTGCTGGCCCTGCAGCCCCGCCTGCGCCTGCACCTGCCCTTGCCCCACTCCTGAACGCACCGTGTGCCTCGGTCTCCCTGCTGAGCCCAGGCACTTGCCCAGGCCGCCCTGCAGGACCACTGCAATAAACGCCTTCTCCTGCCACTGTGTGTCCGGCTGGAGCCTGGAGGGGATGCAGAAACAGGGCCTGGCTCCACTGGCCAGGGCCCCCCCACAATGA
- the TNNI2 gene encoding troponin I, fast skeletal muscle: MGDEEKRNRAITARRQHLKSVMLQIAATELEKDKSRREAEKQNYLAEHCPPLHIPGSMSEVQELCKQLHAKIDAAEEEKYDMEVKVQKSSKELEDMNQKLFDLRGKFKRPPLRRVRMSADAMLKALLGSKHKVCMDLRANLKQVKKEDTEKERDLRDVGDWRKNIEEKSGMEGRKKMFETES; this comes from the exons ATGGGAGA TGAGGAG AAGCGGAACAGGGCCATCACGGCCCGCAGGCAGCACCTGAAG AGCGTGATGCTGCAGATAGCGGCCACAGAGCTGGAGAAGGATAAGAGCCGCCGCGAGGCCGAGAAGCAGAACTACCTGGCAGAGCATTGCCCGCCACTGCACATCCCGGGCTCCATGTCAGAAGTGCAG GAGCTCTGCAAACAGCTGCACGCCAAGATCGACGCGGCTGAAGAGGAGAAGTATGACATGGAGGTGAAGGTGCAGAAGAGTAGcaaggag CTGGAGGACATGAACCAGAAGCTATTTGATCTGCGGGGCAAGTTCAAGCGGCCCCCGCTGCGGAGGGTGCGCATGTCGGCTGACGCCATGCTCAAGGCCCTGCTGGGCTCCAAGCACAAGGTGTGCATGGACCTGAGGGCCAACCTGAAGCAGGTCAAGAAGGAGGACACAGAGAAG GAGCGGGACCTGCGAGACGTGGGTGACTGGAGGAAGAACATCGAGGAGAAGTCCGGCATGGAAGGCCGGAAGAAGATGTTTGAGACCGAGTCCTAG